From a region of the Paenibacillus sp. FSL R10-2734 genome:
- a CDS encoding histidine kinase — MAKLFKKNSLFTKISIYYAVILLCSSMVIIYFTTKQVSKEVTGLNISLQNNILDQVSESLDDLYDDLNNLTKVLAYEGNLENPFYSFLNTTNETDKALQMNYDFSRFFLNFNSSRYQISSILLLNNVSDTPYFWGANNIGRVNGYHFADQNWYKAIKQNERQITIMDTNIPDYLDNFNTNKYMITFARNIYDIQKIRDLRDIGTIIVNLQTETFQHIFESYTKDFKGDFYIFGEDGSIIYDYKNRYTGQKPDSFTDLANTLTQERGHQFVNWERGKYISYTTVPSFKWKLVTVIPHSQLTNGISKINLTIIITVMIAIVCLMLTLLLISRGFFKRLNLVLKAIHRIEEGNFIPVIPFKQQDEIGQLASSIDIMRLRLKDFIDTSYISSIRRQEAELKALQMQVNPHFLYNTLESIRMKAALNQDTDVAHMIKILADLFRWNVKEMNAVISLEEEIEFISTYLDIQKIRFGQQLTYTIDIPPDILSFGILKLMLQPIVENSFIHGFRNSSGSCSIHIQAERMEDCLLIRISDNGSGMPPDQIALLNHQLRRQSNLEREPSNAVGISNVHERICLLFGFDSIYGLQISSNAHGGITVAACFPAKHILEMRQYVKNDHSR; from the coding sequence ATGGCCAAACTATTCAAAAAAAATAGTCTCTTCACCAAAATCTCTATTTACTACGCTGTTATACTTTTATGCTCATCCATGGTTATAATTTATTTCACGACGAAACAAGTGTCCAAAGAGGTTACGGGACTAAATATTTCTCTGCAGAACAATATTTTGGATCAAGTCTCAGAAAGTCTTGACGATCTATACGATGACTTGAACAATTTAACCAAGGTATTAGCTTACGAGGGCAATCTTGAAAACCCATTCTATAGTTTCCTGAATACAACCAACGAGACGGACAAGGCTTTGCAAATGAATTATGATTTTTCAAGATTTTTTCTAAATTTCAATAGCTCTAGATATCAAATTTCATCGATTTTACTCCTCAATAATGTGTCTGATACCCCCTACTTCTGGGGAGCAAATAATATTGGACGTGTAAATGGCTACCACTTTGCCGACCAGAATTGGTATAAAGCGATTAAGCAAAATGAGCGACAAATTACCATTATGGATACGAACATTCCCGATTATTTAGACAATTTCAATACCAACAAATATATGATCACTTTTGCCCGCAATATTTATGATATTCAGAAGATTCGTGATCTTCGCGACATCGGGACGATTATTGTAAACCTACAAACGGAAACGTTCCAACATATTTTCGAGAGTTATACGAAGGATTTTAAAGGAGATTTCTACATATTTGGTGAAGATGGCTCGATCATATACGATTACAAGAATAGATACACAGGCCAGAAGCCTGATTCATTTACAGACTTAGCGAATACGCTCACACAAGAGCGTGGTCATCAATTCGTAAATTGGGAACGAGGCAAATATATCAGTTATACCACGGTACCATCTTTTAAGTGGAAGCTTGTCACAGTCATTCCGCACTCTCAGCTAACCAATGGAATTTCCAAAATTAATCTCACCATTATAATAACTGTCATGATCGCGATTGTTTGTTTGATGCTGACACTGTTATTGATTTCAAGAGGCTTTTTCAAACGATTGAATCTAGTGCTAAAAGCAATTCACCGCATCGAAGAAGGTAATTTCATCCCTGTCATTCCGTTTAAACAACAGGATGAGATTGGACAGCTAGCTTCAAGCATAGACATCATGCGTCTGCGGCTGAAGGATTTCATTGATACCTCCTATATCAGCAGCATACGCCGTCAGGAAGCAGAGTTAAAGGCGTTACAGATGCAGGTTAATCCGCATTTTCTGTATAACACGCTTGAGAGTATTCGGATGAAAGCCGCTCTGAATCAGGATACGGACGTAGCGCACATGATTAAGATATTGGCCGACTTATTCCGCTGGAATGTGAAGGAGATGAATGCAGTCATATCGCTGGAAGAAGAGATTGAGTTTATCAGTACCTATCTCGACATTCAAAAGATTCGCTTTGGACAACAGCTGACCTACACCATCGACATACCGCCGGACATATTATCGTTCGGTATCCTTAAGCTTATGCTGCAGCCTATTGTGGAAAATTCTTTTATTCATGGTTTCAGGAATAGCTCCGGTTCTTGCAGCATTCACATACAAGCAGAACGTATGGAGGACTGTCTGCTCATTCGCATAAGCGATAATGGCTCAGGCATGCCGCCTGACCAGATCGCGCTCCTTAATCACCAGCTTCGCAGGCAGAGCAATCTCGAACGAGAGCCAAGCAATGCGGTCGGTATATCCAATGTACATGAACGAATTTGTTTATTATTCGGATTTGACAGCATCTATGGATTACAGATTTCGAGTAATGCTCATGGCGGTATTACGGTTGCTGCTTGTTTCCCTGCCAAACATATACTGGAGATGAGACAATATGTTAAAAACGATCATAGTCGATGA
- a CDS encoding glycoside hydrolase N-terminal domain-containing protein, translating to MNSCKRYQKLVSLLMAICMIFSAFSVVNAAEPTTDINDSWAAPVFKEWAEKGWLNGYNDGTMRPNNIITRAEFATLINRAMGFTDKDNISYKDLDAGTWAYEQMAIAVKAGYIKGYEDQTIRPNKALTRQEAAVMLAATLRLESKQENLSRFTDASSIASWSQAAVSNLVENGIMNGYPNGLFQPRSNITRAQSVVAITRAMNWKMKFGNKTYNQAGVYGPEAGAEVVEGNVIINAPGITLQNLVIKGNLIVNKQVGNGDFTIDHVKVEGDTTILGGGANSIYFIDSTLGLVIVNKMEGDVHLVAKGLSTIVQIILLSGAKIEESEIKGAGITDIVLSKDLPENSIVVLLGAFEKVDVQASNSIVNIVQGSIKQLNVSSDAKGAQINLNASSTIIQLIVDALVKLTGQGKIESANVQKGGKGSTFERLPNQINGLGADSMIYTGGTPTDSGSTATPEPTATPEPIATPEPTATPEPTATPEPTATPEPTATPEPTATPEPTEEHDWSNMKLSYNSPAITSGEGSAFGIPMGNGSFGAKQLGGVSEDIFQLSDKGFWSGDPATIDDLQAGGTGSHGTTPEGRLDAFNKTRELLAEAYSEGITSEARLTKMKEGDSEAQKMWSSSYLSTHLPLGKMKLQFPDLKDNEVTGYNRYLDMDGATSNVSFVKNGTTYTRQAFTSYPDNVMVVKISNDNNEPMNMNVMMELHNNMVGKIADNKVSADIANNEVVMTGRAPVSGSQNIWDPNRGITFESRVKVIPSGGTVEARDGKSLVVSGASEIILIYSSETSFKDMFTDPSNSGIDVSGIVRSNIDGAAAQTYDALLQSHQDDFRSIFRRLWINLEGDSIKAKNNASITPYEYARHYQYSRYLMISVERENTDPIPNNLQGMWNYKWYPENQSAYFLNENIQKFHALLGPANIADTAEPLWQWTKGLAINGQKTAKESFGIDQAWMVAHSTDIWGKTDLYGLDTDWANWTSGGLWLMNDIYNLFEFNQDIEYLKEMYPIIERAARFALGTLMEVEGVKGELKNYLVIAPSASAEHWFTANGSKVSGVDISSAGDIQIYKNLFNIVARASKQLQKSGYEVDLDFVNQVNNANAKMVPLEKYITEDGRLKEWYNEYTWGQANHRHASHLLGLFLGYLDINERMNPAVFEAEKKELIRLTGLGGGYHPDDITLSVHAGIPTWGYNKTLHGILSSGYNSSDVAYWGPIAGASIAETILDSRFDELNIMPALPSEWKTGQVSGIRARGGYELSISWENGELTKAVIHSPTGATPFVRYKGQAIDLSTDSRFELKLETTTLDKLIAEANEKLEGPYTNFSKDALRDVLVSNDYNTISTAIFHLVSVEIGAMVSLTTDNDQTELTEEDETLQLIGGSNVPDTQYVWKVSALNGNATDAATIDQNGLLTAKKTGQILVTVSLRGMPSVSANLEISIKIPGLSQEIVDDRDPRVKYTGAWKQWNEGKHLNGTVTYADVSNTGDYSVEFTFNGTGIEFVSSRGSDMGQVHIEIDGAVVEQNLSLRGEGIWPFYVYKKLDLSEGEHTIKISKVNPGLDAKNGVQVDGFVVYTQIGTSEPEPTTEIVDDRDPRVKFSGNWNNWNEDKHLNGTVTYADPNSTDDFSVEFSFEGTGIEFVSSRGSDMGQVRVEIDGIVVEENLSLRGEGIWPFYVFEKLDLTDGEHTIKISKVKPGPDAKNGVQVDAFIVHSLIYN from the coding sequence ATGAATAGTTGTAAGCGTTATCAAAAGTTGGTGTCCTTGTTAATGGCGATTTGTATGATATTTTCAGCCTTTAGCGTGGTAAACGCCGCTGAGCCAACTACAGACATCAATGATTCATGGGCGGCACCTGTATTTAAAGAATGGGCTGAAAAAGGATGGTTAAACGGCTATAACGACGGAACCATGAGACCAAATAACATCATCACAAGGGCGGAATTTGCAACATTAATCAATAGAGCAATGGGCTTTACTGACAAGGATAATATAAGCTATAAAGATTTGGATGCCGGTACTTGGGCATATGAGCAGATGGCCATTGCCGTCAAAGCAGGTTATATCAAAGGTTATGAGGACCAAACCATTCGTCCGAATAAAGCTTTGACCAGGCAAGAGGCCGCTGTCATGTTGGCTGCTACACTGCGATTGGAGTCCAAGCAAGAGAATCTATCTCGTTTTACCGATGCATCCAGCATTGCAAGCTGGAGTCAAGCAGCTGTGAGTAATCTTGTTGAGAATGGAATCATGAATGGTTATCCAAATGGATTATTCCAACCCAGAAGTAACATCACGCGAGCGCAATCAGTTGTAGCCATAACTAGAGCGATGAATTGGAAAATGAAGTTTGGTAACAAAACCTATAATCAGGCAGGAGTTTATGGTCCGGAAGCTGGTGCGGAGGTAGTTGAAGGCAATGTAATTATTAATGCGCCAGGTATTACGCTTCAGAATCTGGTCATTAAGGGAAATCTAATTGTAAACAAACAAGTAGGAAATGGCGATTTCACGATTGACCATGTAAAAGTAGAGGGAGATACGACGATTCTGGGCGGTGGAGCCAACTCCATCTACTTTATAGATTCTACATTGGGACTTGTCATAGTCAATAAGATGGAAGGAGATGTTCACTTAGTCGCAAAGGGTTTGTCAACTATTGTTCAAATCATATTGCTATCGGGGGCTAAGATTGAAGAATCTGAAATAAAGGGTGCGGGCATCACAGACATCGTTCTATCAAAAGATTTGCCCGAAAATTCAATTGTTGTATTGCTCGGTGCATTTGAAAAAGTAGATGTTCAAGCTTCTAATAGTATTGTTAATATCGTGCAAGGTAGCATCAAACAATTAAATGTGAGTTCGGATGCAAAAGGAGCTCAAATTAATTTAAATGCCAGTTCAACAATAATCCAATTAATCGTAGATGCACTAGTTAAATTAACTGGACAAGGAAAAATTGAGAGTGCGAACGTTCAAAAAGGCGGAAAGGGGTCAACTTTTGAGCGCTTGCCAAATCAAATAAACGGATTAGGGGCAGACAGCATGATTTATACTGGTGGAACACCAACGGATTCGGGGTCAACGGCAACGCCGGAGCCAACGGCAACACCGGAGCCAATAGCAACACCAGAGCCAACAGCAACACCAGAACCAACAGCAACACCAGAGCCAACAGCAACACCAGAACCAACAGCAACACCAGAACCAACAGCAACACCGGAGCCAACGGAAGAACATGATTGGAGTAACATGAAATTATCCTATAATTCGCCTGCCATTACGAGCGGGGAAGGGTCAGCTTTTGGAATACCGATGGGAAATGGTAGCTTTGGAGCCAAGCAATTAGGCGGAGTATCAGAGGATATTTTCCAGCTAAGTGACAAAGGCTTCTGGTCAGGGGATCCAGCCACGATTGATGATCTCCAGGCAGGTGGCACTGGCAGCCATGGCACGACACCAGAGGGACGACTTGATGCTTTTAATAAGACTAGAGAACTTCTTGCAGAAGCGTATTCAGAAGGAATAACAAGCGAAGCTCGATTAACCAAAATGAAGGAAGGTGATTCCGAAGCCCAAAAAATGTGGAGCTCCTCTTATCTAAGCACGCATTTGCCATTAGGTAAAATGAAGCTTCAATTTCCGGATTTAAAGGATAATGAGGTGACGGGTTATAATAGATACCTAGATATGGACGGCGCAACTTCGAACGTTTCGTTCGTAAAAAATGGCACAACATACACCCGTCAAGCTTTCACTAGCTACCCTGATAATGTAATGGTTGTGAAGATTAGCAATGATAATAATGAGCCTATGAATATGAATGTCATGATGGAACTACACAACAATATGGTGGGTAAAATTGCAGATAATAAAGTAAGCGCTGACATCGCCAACAATGAAGTGGTAATGACGGGCAGAGCTCCTGTATCCGGTAGCCAAAATATTTGGGATCCGAATAGAGGCATCACCTTTGAATCTCGCGTTAAGGTTATTCCCTCCGGTGGAACTGTGGAAGCCCGCGATGGGAAATCATTAGTTGTTTCAGGAGCTTCAGAGATTATTCTCATCTATTCTAGTGAAACGAGTTTCAAGGATATGTTTACGGATCCATCGAATAGCGGAATTGACGTCTCCGGTATTGTACGCAGCAATATTGATGGCGCGGCTGCCCAAACCTATGATGCGTTATTGCAAAGTCATCAAGACGATTTCAGATCGATTTTTAGAAGACTATGGATTAACCTGGAAGGTGATTCGATTAAAGCAAAAAATAATGCTTCGATTACACCTTATGAATATGCAAGACATTATCAGTATAGCCGTTATCTAATGATCTCAGTGGAACGAGAAAATACGGACCCTATTCCAAACAATTTACAGGGAATGTGGAACTATAAGTGGTACCCTGAAAATCAGAGCGCTTACTTTCTAAACGAAAATATTCAAAAATTCCATGCACTTTTAGGGCCGGCTAACATAGCGGATACTGCAGAACCGCTGTGGCAATGGACGAAGGGCCTAGCAATTAACGGTCAAAAAACCGCAAAAGAAAGCTTTGGAATTGATCAAGCTTGGATGGTAGCCCATTCTACGGACATCTGGGGTAAAACGGATTTATATGGTTTGGATACGGATTGGGCCAACTGGACGAGCGGCGGACTCTGGCTGATGAATGATATTTATAATCTATTCGAGTTCAATCAGGACATCGAATATTTGAAGGAAATGTACCCGATTATTGAGAGAGCGGCTCGTTTTGCGCTAGGTACCTTAATGGAAGTAGAAGGTGTGAAAGGCGAGCTTAAAAACTATCTAGTCATTGCTCCATCCGCATCTGCCGAGCACTGGTTCACGGCGAACGGAAGCAAGGTAAGCGGAGTCGATATCAGTTCTGCAGGCGATATTCAAATTTACAAAAATTTGTTTAATATCGTGGCAAGAGCGTCCAAACAATTGCAGAAATCCGGTTATGAAGTAGACTTGGATTTCGTCAATCAGGTGAATAATGCAAACGCTAAAATGGTACCTCTAGAGAAGTATATTACCGAAGATGGTCGCTTAAAGGAATGGTATAACGAGTATACATGGGGGCAAGCGAATCATCGTCATGCGTCTCATTTACTAGGCTTATTCCTAGGTTATTTGGATATTAACGAGAGAATGAATCCTGCTGTATTCGAAGCAGAGAAAAAAGAGTTGATTCGTTTAACCGGTTTGGGCGGAGGCTATCATCCTGACGATATCACTTTATCAGTCCACGCGGGTATTCCTACATGGGGTTATAATAAAACGCTTCACGGTATACTTAGCTCAGGATATAACAGCTCTGATGTGGCGTATTGGGGACCGATTGCAGGGGCATCTATTGCCGAAACGATTCTTGACAGTCGCTTTGATGAATTGAATATTATGCCAGCTTTACCAAGTGAGTGGAAGACGGGGCAAGTTAGCGGAATACGTGCACGCGGTGGCTATGAGCTGTCAATTTCATGGGAAAACGGAGAACTAACGAAAGCTGTTATTCATTCTCCTACTGGAGCTACTCCATTCGTGCGTTATAAAGGGCAGGCAATTGATCTAAGCACTGACTCGCGGTTTGAGCTGAAACTCGAAACAACGACATTAGACAAATTGATTGCTGAAGCAAACGAAAAGTTGGAGGGTCCATATACCAATTTCTCAAAAGATGCTTTGCGGGATGTGCTTGTAAGCAATGATTACAATACCATTTCTACAGCTATATTCCATCTGGTTTCTGTTGAAATCGGTGCTATGGTCTCACTCACAACAGATAACGATCAAACAGAACTTACAGAAGAAGATGAAACCTTGCAGTTGATAGGGGGATCCAACGTACCGGATACACAATATGTGTGGAAAGTATCTGCTCTTAATGGGAATGCAACAGATGCCGCTACCATTGATCAGAACGGGCTTCTGACGGCTAAAAAAACCGGTCAGATTCTTGTTACAGTATCTCTTCGAGGAATGCCAAGTGTTTCTGCGAATTTAGAAATCAGTATAAAAATTCCTGGACTTTCTCAAGAGATCGTTGATGATCGAGATCCAAGAGTTAAGTACACCGGTGCGTGGAAACAATGGAATGAGGGCAAACACTTGAATGGAACGGTTACCTATGCTGATGTAAGTAACACAGGGGATTATTCAGTGGAATTTACATTTAATGGGACCGGCATTGAGTTTGTATCCTCTCGCGGCAGCGATATGGGTCAGGTCCACATTGAAATTGATGGCGCAGTCGTCGAACAGAATCTTTCTTTGCGCGGCGAAGGGATTTGGCCATTTTATGTGTATAAGAAGCTAGATTTATCAGAAGGGGAACATACGATCAAGATATCTAAAGTTAACCCAGGTCTGGATGCTAAAAATGGCGTGCAAGTGGATGGATTTGTCGTTTATACCCAAATAGGAACATCAGAACCAGAACCTACAACAGAAATTGTTGATGATCGAGATCCAAGAGTTAAGTTCAGCGGAAATTGGAACAACTGGAATGAAGATAAACATTTAAATGGAACGGTAACCTATGCGGATCCCAATAGTACAGATGATTTTTCAGTAGAATTTAGTTTTGAGGGAACCGGTATTGAGTTTGTATCCTCTCGCGGTAGCGATATGGGCCAGGTACGTGTTGAAATTGATGGCATAGTCGTTGAAGAGAATCTTTCTTTGCGCGGCGAAGGGATCTGGCCATTTTATGTGTTTGAGAAACTAGATTTAACAGACGGGGAACATACGATCAAAATATCTAAAGTGAAGCCAGGTCCGGATGCTAAAAATGGCGTGCAAGTGGATGCGTTTATTGTTCATTCCCTGATTTATAACTAA
- a CDS encoding mandelate racemase/muconate lactonizing enzyme family protein, with protein MKITDVKVWLVEGVKYNWTMIKIYTDEGHTGVGEATNWPGSPIVEAAARHVGERIIGLDPMKTDFIWTKLYRDLNWVGPYGASLCAISGIDMALLDLKGKVLGVPCYELLGGAFRTEIPLYANYWFTGGGHNAEDYAAQALKVKEAGFGGLKFDPFAHTNYLYGEDLSSNLSLTPELQQRAYDVTKAVREAVGYEMDMMIETHAMLNFKTAITMADRLAELDITWYEEPVGPESAETLKAIRERLNPKVSICVGERHYTRYGIRPILEKQLVDIIMPDITRCGGPSEMKRMATMAEAYNVQLAPHNPNGPLSTLASAHVCASVPNFFRQEFMFNDVPWRDEVIDHPIEVRQGQLVLSGRPGLGVDLVEEVMKAHPGVREARPGFYV; from the coding sequence GTGAAAATTACGGACGTGAAGGTATGGTTGGTTGAAGGCGTCAAATATAATTGGACGATGATCAAAATTTATACCGATGAAGGCCACACAGGGGTCGGGGAAGCGACGAACTGGCCGGGAAGTCCGATTGTCGAAGCTGCCGCCAGGCATGTGGGCGAACGGATCATCGGTCTTGATCCGATGAAAACAGATTTTATTTGGACTAAATTGTATCGCGATTTGAACTGGGTAGGACCATACGGAGCAAGCCTGTGCGCGATAAGCGGAATTGACATGGCGCTGCTTGATTTGAAAGGAAAAGTGCTTGGCGTTCCTTGTTACGAGCTGCTCGGCGGAGCGTTCCGCACGGAGATTCCGCTTTATGCGAATTACTGGTTTACGGGCGGCGGTCATAATGCGGAGGATTACGCGGCGCAAGCACTTAAAGTGAAAGAAGCCGGCTTTGGAGGATTGAAGTTCGATCCGTTCGCTCACACCAACTATTTATACGGGGAGGATTTGTCCAGCAATCTTTCTTTGACGCCAGAGCTTCAGCAGAGAGCATATGATGTCACGAAGGCTGTACGTGAAGCGGTAGGATACGAAATGGATATGATGATCGAAACACATGCTATGCTGAATTTCAAAACGGCAATCACAATGGCAGATAGGCTTGCAGAACTAGATATTACGTGGTACGAGGAGCCTGTAGGACCTGAAAGTGCAGAGACATTAAAGGCCATACGTGAAAGGCTAAACCCAAAGGTATCGATTTGTGTTGGTGAACGCCACTATACCAGATATGGAATCCGCCCGATTCTTGAGAAGCAATTGGTCGATATCATAATGCCGGACATTACACGTTGTGGCGGCCCGTCCGAGATGAAACGAATGGCGACGATGGCGGAAGCTTACAATGTACAGTTAGCACCGCATAACCCTAACGGGCCGCTCTCCACGTTGGCTAGCGCTCATGTCTGCGCTTCGGTTCCGAACTTCTTTAGACAGGAATTTATGTTCAATGATGTTCCGTGGAGAGACGAAGTGATCGATCATCCAATCGAAGTAAGACAAGGACAGCTCGTGTTATCAGGGCGTCCGGGACTTGGTGTCGATTTGGTCGAGGAAGTAATGAAAGCGCATCCGGGGGTTCGGGAAGCTAGACCAGGATTCTATGTGTAA
- a CDS encoding sugar kinase, producing MKSIDLITFGESMALFTSARTLPLEYENQYFRQMAGAESNVAIGMSRLGHSVGWFSKLGQDPFGEFIYKSMKGEGVDVSRCSFTEEAPTGLFFKEKRNSGDVRIYYYRRNSAASLMRPEDLDEDYLKSAKYLHITGITPALSKSCREMVFAAIEIASAHGVKVVFDPNLRLKLWNGEEARQVLTDLADKCDVILPGMDEGEFLTGEHTCEAIAAKLAQRDKTVIVKLGKSGAFYLNMNESGIVPAFPVKEVVDPVGAGDGFSAGVISGLLRNEPLSMVVRRANAIGAMVVGVHGDSEGLPKNEEVERYMDSSQSERDVIR from the coding sequence ATGAAATCAATAGACCTCATTACATTCGGCGAGTCGATGGCATTATTTACATCAGCTAGAACATTGCCACTAGAATACGAGAATCAGTACTTTAGGCAAATGGCAGGTGCGGAATCCAACGTAGCCATAGGCATGAGCAGACTCGGTCATTCCGTAGGCTGGTTCAGCAAGCTAGGTCAGGATCCATTCGGCGAATTTATCTATAAATCAATGAAAGGTGAGGGCGTTGACGTGTCTCGCTGCAGTTTTACCGAAGAAGCACCGACTGGACTGTTTTTCAAGGAAAAACGCAACTCGGGAGATGTAAGAATCTATTATTATCGCCGTAATTCCGCCGCAAGCCTGATGAGACCCGAAGATTTGGATGAGGACTATTTGAAATCCGCTAAATATTTACATATCACGGGGATTACGCCTGCGTTGAGCAAGTCATGTAGAGAAATGGTATTTGCTGCTATCGAAATCGCCAGCGCTCACGGCGTAAAAGTCGTGTTCGATCCTAACTTGAGGCTGAAGCTCTGGAACGGGGAGGAAGCACGACAGGTGTTGACTGATCTCGCTGATAAATGTGATGTCATCCTCCCGGGCATGGATGAAGGCGAGTTCTTGACCGGTGAGCATACTTGTGAAGCCATAGCGGCTAAGTTAGCGCAAAGAGATAAGACGGTGATTGTAAAGCTGGGCAAATCTGGTGCATTTTATCTAAATATGAATGAGTCCGGGATCGTGCCGGCCTTTCCAGTGAAGGAAGTCGTTGATCCCGTAGGGGCAGGAGATGGCTTTAGCGCAGGTGTCATAAGCGGACTTCTTCGTAACGAGCCATTATCGATGGTCGTCAGGCGGGCTAATGCCATCGGTGCGATGGTTGTCGGCGTGCATGGAGATAGCGAAGGATTGCCAAAGAATGAGGAAGTCGAGCGTTATATGGATAGTAGTCAATCCGAGCGAGATGTAATCAGATAG
- a CDS encoding bifunctional 4-hydroxy-2-oxoglutarate aldolase/2-dehydro-3-deoxy-phosphogluconate aldolase, with protein sequence MMKSIQLQKLQDSGVVAVIRRPRLQDVLHIAHALVEGGVGALEITVDSTGAFDLITLLKETFGERVLVGAGTVLDADTAKQAIQAGSDFIFSPILDIDTIRVTNEYGKISIPGVMTPTEIVTAYRAGADLIKVFPGNALGVDYIKELQGPLGHIPMMPTGGVTLDNVAQFIRNGAVAVGIGGNLVNKAAIEAGCFEEVRELARTFTQLIQKARR encoded by the coding sequence ATGATGAAATCGATACAATTGCAGAAACTCCAAGATTCAGGAGTGGTTGCCGTTATCCGCCGACCTAGACTTCAAGATGTGCTGCATATCGCGCATGCATTGGTTGAAGGGGGTGTAGGCGCGTTAGAAATAACAGTTGATTCAACAGGTGCTTTTGATTTGATTACCCTTTTGAAGGAGACATTTGGTGAGCGTGTTTTAGTGGGGGCTGGCACTGTATTAGACGCGGATACAGCGAAACAGGCAATTCAGGCTGGATCAGATTTCATATTCTCCCCCATCTTGGATATTGACACAATCCGGGTAACCAACGAATATGGGAAGATCTCGATCCCAGGAGTGATGACCCCAACCGAAATTGTAACAGCCTACAGGGCGGGTGCAGACTTGATTAAAGTGTTTCCCGGAAATGCACTTGGGGTCGATTATATCAAAGAGCTTCAAGGGCCATTGGGACATATCCCAATGATGCCGACCGGGGGTGTGACGCTGGATAATGTGGCACAGTTCATACGGAACGGGGCCGTTGCCGTTGGAATTGGCGGTAATTTAGTGAATAAGGCTGCCATTGAGGCCGGGTGCTTCGAAGAGGTGAGAGAGTTGGCAAGAACGTTCACGCAGCTTATTCAAAAAGCAAGAAGATAA
- a CDS encoding SDR family oxidoreductase produces MTLNIDLSGQVAIVTGASGGIGLGVSRVLAQAGATIAGCARNSSPAWEHFQKEQQELGKQSLFVEVDITDDEAVRHFVRQTATVLGGIDILVSNAGANVFAGATDCDADLWQHNMDLNLRSHWFISQCCKADLEQSKNGVIVIMTSNHAISTIAGCFPYNVAKTALTGLVRSLAIEWGPSIRTVGLAPGFIDTPGNDSWFQSFPDPQAEREETERRHPVGRLGTTEEIGAFCAFLASSYAAFASGTTYVVDGGRTALLQD; encoded by the coding sequence ATGACACTTAATATTGATCTGAGTGGCCAAGTCGCTATCGTGACAGGTGCATCCGGAGGCATCGGGCTAGGTGTGTCACGCGTGCTGGCGCAGGCAGGGGCAACAATCGCAGGTTGCGCTCGCAACAGCAGCCCGGCATGGGAGCACTTCCAAAAGGAACAGCAGGAATTGGGGAAGCAAAGCCTATTTGTGGAGGTAGACATTACCGACGACGAGGCGGTTCGTCATTTCGTGAGGCAGACAGCTACGGTGCTCGGAGGTATTGATATTCTCGTTTCGAACGCTGGTGCTAATGTGTTTGCTGGCGCGACGGACTGCGATGCGGATCTATGGCAGCATAATATGGATCTCAATTTGAGATCCCATTGGTTTATCAGCCAATGCTGCAAAGCGGATCTGGAGCAAAGCAAGAACGGTGTGATCGTTATTATGACGTCGAATCATGCCATTTCGACGATAGCTGGCTGCTTCCCTTACAATGTCGCCAAAACGGCGCTTACTGGGCTCGTTCGCAGCCTTGCCATCGAATGGGGACCTTCCATTCGGACCGTTGGCCTCGCCCCCGGGTTTATTGATACGCCTGGCAACGATTCCTGGTTCCAATCCTTTCCCGATCCGCAAGCGGAACGGGAGGAGACGGAGCGAAGGCATCCTGTCGGACGTCTCGGAACGACCGAGGAGATCGGCGCCTTCTGCGCGTTCCTTGCTAGTTCTTATGCGGCATTTGCCTCCGGCACGACTTATGTAGTGGATGGCGGCCGCACGGCGCTGTTGCAGGATTAA